In a genomic window of Dyadobacter fermentans DSM 18053:
- a CDS encoding SusC/RagA family TonB-linked outer membrane protein, whose product MKRQLLLLHLFLMLSCSLLMAQQVIVKGKVTDNSGVGLPGVNVVLKGNTSGTSTDQNGDYNLALPGGAGENQVLVYSFIGYVRQEIAVANRTSIDVTLAVDSQNLDEVVVVGYGTTAKKNLTTAIAKVDPTKIPTSANNNVSELLFGRAAGLQVTQQSSQPGGNISVSIRGKGNPLLVIDGVVIPGDAMEPGNGSVEIQGVNRGGLGGLNPNDIESIEFLKDASAAIYGVSAANGVMIITTKKGKAGRMNVSYDGSHSFTRNMPYLKPLNATDYMRYYNELSRDKYQSDRNMGPFGNVPVDLSGYTQRYSEQDIQNAGEGTDWLGQVLRPGSIDNHNISVNGGTEKATYFFSGNYFNQVGSMKNSDLRRFSGRLNVSFVLSKIFRLNVNVNANRNAYANPQAGWQTGGSGTQGFNALQAALAYPSSVPVYNADGSYSQFAVTGNPVSLLDIKDKTKAQGLLANTSLDIDIIPNTLTAKLLYGNNTENSTRDFYIPSDVFWGQLYRSRASLAETRRQNQTMEATMSYKKSFGDWLNLDVVTGVGQYLEDFSGFSVETSMTQDAINTDNLGAATGPKIIGSYRGVNKLRSFFIRSNFDILDRFLLSLTVRRDGADKFFPNNKYQYFPSVSAGWKINNEAFMQDIKVISTLKLRASYGTTGERPGSVAYGAFAADPNAVTFNNGSVVYFPYRLTAFDNPNLRWPITKTFNAGLDFGLFKERITGSVDVFTENRTRLLSSATTQQLSIISTSPINGGHQRRKGFEVSVNTENIKTNDFSWNSTINVTHFKNRWVKRFPNDPPAQYGRVNDPVGNDIIYVYQTNGILQAGQEVPAWQPASASKPGNPVFVDNNGDGKLDFNDVKSFSGIPKAIIGFGNNFTYGKFDLSVFMYGQYGAWGNDFTTLWGDPVGLLSNNQSGTERIKDAWSTSNPTGTLPGAAYNEAAIALDAGLDTRLVKRDFLRCRNITLGYTINSGGLSKYVRSIRVFADLQNAFILTGFKGVDPEIQANSIKGGPAPYPMVRTLSLGLRANF is encoded by the coding sequence ATGAAGAGACAATTACTGCTACTACATCTTTTCCTGATGCTTTCCTGCTCCCTGCTCATGGCGCAGCAGGTGATTGTGAAGGGAAAAGTGACAGACAACTCCGGCGTCGGGCTCCCCGGTGTGAACGTGGTTTTGAAGGGCAATACGAGCGGGACTTCCACGGACCAGAATGGCGATTACAACCTCGCGCTTCCTGGCGGTGCCGGCGAAAACCAGGTACTTGTATATTCTTTTATAGGTTACGTGCGGCAGGAAATTGCCGTAGCAAACCGGACGAGCATTGATGTAACCCTGGCTGTGGATTCTCAAAATCTGGACGAGGTGGTCGTGGTCGGTTACGGAACCACAGCCAAGAAAAACCTGACGACGGCGATCGCCAAAGTGGACCCTACGAAAATTCCTACTTCGGCCAATAACAACGTTTCCGAACTGCTCTTCGGCCGTGCGGCCGGCTTGCAGGTAACACAGCAAAGCTCGCAGCCGGGCGGTAACATTTCCGTTTCGATCCGCGGGAAAGGCAATCCATTGCTGGTAATCGACGGCGTGGTAATCCCGGGCGACGCAATGGAGCCGGGCAATGGTTCGGTGGAAATACAGGGCGTCAACCGCGGTGGGCTCGGCGGACTGAACCCGAATGATATCGAATCGATCGAATTCCTGAAAGATGCAAGCGCGGCGATTTACGGTGTATCGGCAGCCAACGGGGTAATGATCATTACGACCAAAAAAGGAAAAGCCGGGCGGATGAATGTGAGCTACGACGGGAGCCATTCGTTCACGAGAAATATGCCCTACCTGAAACCGCTCAATGCGACGGACTATATGCGGTACTACAATGAACTGAGCAGGGACAAATACCAGTCCGACCGCAATATGGGGCCATTTGGGAATGTGCCGGTAGACCTGAGCGGCTACACCCAGCGCTATTCGGAGCAGGACATTCAGAATGCCGGGGAAGGCACCGACTGGCTGGGCCAGGTGCTGCGGCCGGGCAGCATCGATAACCATAATATCAGCGTCAACGGAGGAACGGAAAAAGCAACATACTTTTTCTCCGGCAACTATTTCAACCAGGTGGGATCGATGAAAAACTCGGACCTGAGACGGTTTTCGGGCAGGTTGAATGTGAGTTTTGTTTTGAGCAAAATTTTCAGGCTGAATGTAAATGTGAATGCCAACCGCAATGCTTATGCCAATCCGCAGGCCGGGTGGCAAACGGGCGGCTCGGGCACGCAGGGTTTCAATGCTTTGCAGGCGGCGCTGGCCTATCCTTCTTCGGTGCCGGTGTACAATGCCGACGGCAGTTACAGTCAGTTCGCCGTTACGGGCAACCCTGTTTCGTTGCTGGATATCAAGGACAAGACAAAGGCTCAGGGCCTGCTGGCAAACACTTCGCTGGATATTGACATTATCCCTAACACATTGACGGCCAAATTGCTATACGGAAATAACACTGAGAATTCGACCCGTGATTTCTACATTCCCAGCGACGTTTTCTGGGGACAATTATACAGATCGCGTGCTTCCCTGGCTGAAACGCGCCGGCAAAACCAGACGATGGAAGCGACCATGTCGTACAAAAAATCATTCGGCGATTGGCTGAACCTGGACGTGGTAACCGGCGTAGGCCAATACCTGGAAGACTTCTCAGGTTTCAGTGTCGAAACGTCGATGACACAAGATGCGATCAATACGGATAACCTGGGCGCGGCAACCGGCCCCAAAATCATCGGTTCCTACCGCGGCGTCAACAAGCTCCGTTCCTTCTTTATTCGCAGCAATTTCGACATCCTCGATCGTTTCCTGCTCTCGCTTACAGTCCGCCGGGACGGTGCCGACAAGTTTTTCCCTAACAACAAATACCAGTATTTCCCATCGGTGTCAGCGGGATGGAAGATCAATAACGAGGCATTTATGCAGGATATCAAGGTAATCAGCACATTGAAGCTCCGTGCCAGCTATGGTACTACCGGCGAACGCCCGGGAAGTGTGGCTTATGGTGCTTTTGCTGCTGATCCCAATGCAGTTACCTTCAACAATGGCTCAGTGGTGTATTTCCCTTACCGGCTTACTGCATTTGACAACCCCAACCTGCGCTGGCCCATTACGAAGACATTCAATGCCGGTCTGGACTTTGGGTTATTTAAAGAGCGGATCACCGGTTCGGTGGATGTTTTTACAGAAAACAGGACCCGCCTGCTCAGCAGCGCTACCACGCAGCAATTGTCGATCATCTCCACGTCGCCTATCAACGGCGGCCACCAGCGTCGCAAGGGTTTCGAGGTAAGTGTGAATACTGAAAATATCAAAACCAACGATTTCAGCTGGAATTCCACGATTAATGTGACGCACTTCAAAAACCGCTGGGTGAAGCGCTTTCCCAATGATCCGCCTGCACAATACGGCCGGGTAAATGATCCGGTGGGCAACGATATTATTTATGTGTACCAAACCAATGGTATCCTGCAAGCCGGACAGGAAGTGCCTGCCTGGCAGCCAGCCTCGGCCTCCAAGCCCGGGAACCCGGTTTTTGTCGACAACAATGGGGACGGAAAACTGGATTTCAACGATGTGAAAAGCTTCTCCGGCATTCCGAAGGCGATCATCGGTTTTGGAAACAATTTCACTTATGGAAAATTTGACCTGAGCGTGTTTATGTACGGTCAGTATGGCGCGTGGGGCAACGATTTTACCACTTTATGGGGCGATCCTGTCGGGTTATTGTCTAACAACCAAAGCGGTACGGAGCGGATCAAGGACGCTTGGAGTACTTCCAACCCGACCGGTACCCTGCCCGGCGCCGCTTACAACGAAGCCGCGATCGCGCTAGATGCCGGCCTGGATACGCGATTGGTAAAACGCGATTTCCTGCGCTGCCGCAATATTACATTGGGCTATACGATCAACTCGGGCGGACTGAGCAAGTACGTGAGAAGTATCCGCGTTTTCGCCGATTTGCAAAACGCGTTCATCCTGACGGGTTTCAAAGGCGTGGATCCTGAAATTCAGGCCAATTCCATCAAAGGCGGACCAGCGCCCTACCCGATGGTGAGAACATTATCGCTGGGTTTGCGGGCTAATTTTTAA
- a CDS encoding hybrid sensor histidine kinase/response regulator transcription factor yields MHREGWIRRMGVVIFLFIITCLRALGQEKFFSTISVRDGLPTNLMNAIAQDRNDFIWIATADGLARYDGYHFRVFKKGDDAHSIPSNGVQAICPDGEELWVGTVKGLCKINTITFKVTRIELGTDISIRSIAKGRGNYLWIGTVNGLIKYDLAKGRYRTLTKENSGLSHNIVRTIFQDRNGILWLGTYDGLNRLDPQSQTITSFNLKQGNAALRNNLICDIKPVDDSDSLIWVGTETGLCRFNTVTGSLENRGERINLSNQVVKAIYTDKSRKVWLGTDFGLNVYDPATGKNERYFHNPQSPYSISNNVIWQIFEDRAGVLWFATSNGISKVNQMDNLYQYHGVTQQSGAQIIGNQVKSLLVSRSGIYWIGTLHGVIRYDPQTGQSRKFDIDSPEKSRLLINNVANFHEDRHGRIWIGTAAGINVWDESKQQMHAVAASKTNGLASNYINNFVETPDGTLLVGAWEAGIFQVTNSTESIENLHFKLISKAETNQFLYGSGFLWLIESDELFQLDLLSYQKKKIAAFDREAARKTVSSFFMAKNGTIWAATQHGLIAYDPKTGNADFHVIANYSIARTAIAEDRQGNIWTATNAALEKFNPTSKQVEFFPLNKNLPLKSFSPGCVARSASGELFFGGDNGYLSFAPEKAVANRYQPKIFLTNLLLNNQSVGIGEKINDRVILDRDISFTPAIELDYGQRSIELQFASLHYWLPEVNHYSYKLEGEDEDWNTTSGGKNFAVYSNLSPGTYTFKVRGTNNNGIWSDEISSTKITVNPPFFLSTRFLILYFCLIVAGIYIALKIYSSRIKLENELKISKLEIAHAEEIEQTKEQFFTNISHELRTPISLILPPIHQIMKNGKLNAENFKLISLAEKNSHRLLRVVNQVLDFKKMQSDTLHLNMTKVEIVRLLQELYSHFSDKAARHEIDYTFSSSVTEFEMIADVEKVETMVFNLLSNAFKFTPNGGSIRLGIEVLNASNASEIDVLIHISDTGTGISAEDQARIFERFYQTAESRKMEMGSGIGLALTLEYVKMHRGEINLESTPGAGSTFTISLPKGNADQLMSQIEPDIYSRFQPAPPTPDDAETILSDQEKPLLLIVEDNPDMVDFIRLSLSEKYRFAIAGDGAEGFRKAAELAPEVIISDVMMPVMDGLTLCSKIKSNPKTSQFSVILLTARSLASQKIEGIRIGADAYITKPFDIELLDAQIENLLQRKRELTAYFRHELIVTPTADEGKENKDDKFVRKVMNIIEAHISDPDFTVEMLGSEIGMSSAHLSRKLKSLTQFSANEIIKKYRIKKASLMLENKGGNISEVMYDVGFSSLSYFSKCFREEFGVTPKEYARTITKE; encoded by the coding sequence ATGCATCGGGAAGGTTGGATCAGAAGAATGGGCGTGGTGATTTTCCTTTTCATCATAACCTGTTTGCGCGCCCTCGGCCAGGAGAAGTTTTTCAGTACGATTTCCGTCCGCGACGGGCTGCCTACCAATCTCATGAATGCCATCGCGCAGGACCGCAACGATTTCATCTGGATTGCCACTGCCGACGGATTGGCGCGTTACGATGGCTATCATTTCAGGGTTTTCAAAAAAGGGGACGACGCTCATTCCATTCCCAGCAACGGCGTCCAGGCGATCTGTCCCGACGGCGAGGAGCTGTGGGTAGGGACGGTGAAGGGGCTGTGCAAGATCAACACGATCACATTCAAAGTGACGCGCATTGAGCTGGGTACGGATATTAGTATACGCAGCATTGCCAAAGGTCGCGGCAACTACCTGTGGATCGGCACGGTGAATGGGTTGATCAAATATGATCTTGCAAAAGGCAGATACCGGACGCTGACAAAAGAGAACAGCGGATTGAGCCATAATATAGTTCGAACTATTTTTCAGGATCGAAACGGAATTCTGTGGCTCGGGACTTACGACGGGCTTAACCGCCTCGATCCCCAATCGCAAACCATCACCAGCTTCAATCTGAAACAGGGCAATGCCGCATTGAGAAATAACCTGATCTGCGATATCAAGCCGGTCGATGATAGCGATTCGTTGATTTGGGTCGGGACGGAAACGGGCCTTTGCCGGTTCAATACCGTCACCGGTTCGCTGGAAAACCGGGGAGAGCGGATCAATTTGAGTAATCAGGTTGTGAAAGCCATTTACACGGACAAAAGCCGCAAAGTGTGGCTTGGGACGGATTTTGGTTTGAATGTGTATGATCCGGCGACCGGTAAAAACGAACGCTATTTTCACAATCCGCAGTCGCCCTACTCGATATCGAACAATGTGATCTGGCAGATTTTTGAAGACCGGGCGGGAGTACTCTGGTTTGCCACTTCCAATGGGATCAGCAAGGTGAACCAGATGGATAATTTGTACCAATATCACGGCGTAACCCAGCAATCGGGCGCGCAAATAATTGGTAACCAGGTGAAATCACTCCTCGTGAGCAGGAGCGGCATTTACTGGATCGGCACCTTGCACGGCGTAATCCGCTACGATCCGCAAACCGGCCAAAGCCGCAAATTTGACATTGATTCACCGGAAAAAAGCCGGCTGCTGATCAATAATGTGGCCAATTTTCATGAAGACCGCCACGGGCGGATCTGGATCGGCACGGCGGCGGGCATTAATGTGTGGGATGAAAGCAAGCAGCAAATGCACGCGGTGGCTGCCAGCAAGACCAACGGGCTTGCATCTAATTACATCAACAATTTTGTAGAAACACCCGACGGAACGCTGCTGGTAGGCGCCTGGGAAGCCGGGATTTTCCAGGTTACGAATAGCACAGAGTCCATTGAAAATCTGCATTTTAAACTGATCTCAAAGGCAGAAACCAACCAATTCCTCTACGGAAGCGGCTTTTTGTGGCTGATCGAGTCCGACGAACTTTTTCAGCTCGATCTTCTAAGCTACCAGAAGAAAAAGATTGCCGCATTCGACCGCGAGGCGGCCCGAAAAACGGTCAGCAGCTTTTTTATGGCCAAAAACGGTACGATCTGGGCGGCGACGCAGCATGGACTAATTGCCTACGATCCGAAAACCGGTAATGCTGATTTCCATGTGATTGCCAATTACAGCATTGCCCGCACGGCGATTGCGGAGGATCGGCAAGGTAATATCTGGACTGCCACCAATGCAGCACTGGAAAAGTTTAACCCGACCAGCAAACAGGTTGAATTTTTTCCGCTGAATAAAAACCTGCCGCTGAAAAGCTTTTCTCCCGGCTGCGTGGCGCGCTCGGCCTCGGGTGAGCTGTTTTTTGGCGGAGACAACGGATACCTTTCATTTGCACCGGAAAAGGCCGTCGCGAACCGTTACCAGCCGAAGATTTTCCTGACTAATCTGCTGTTGAATAACCAGTCCGTCGGCATCGGCGAAAAGATCAACGACCGCGTGATCCTCGACCGGGACATTTCGTTCACGCCGGCGATCGAGCTCGATTACGGGCAACGTTCCATCGAACTGCAATTTGCGTCGCTGCATTACTGGCTGCCCGAGGTAAATCATTATTCCTACAAACTGGAAGGCGAAGACGAGGATTGGAACACGACTTCGGGCGGGAAGAACTTTGCGGTGTATTCGAATTTGTCGCCCGGAACGTACACTTTCAAAGTACGGGGTACCAACAACAACGGGATCTGGAGTGACGAAATAAGCTCAACAAAAATCACCGTCAATCCGCCTTTCTTTCTCAGTACAAGGTTTCTGATACTTTATTTCTGCCTGATCGTGGCCGGGATTTATATCGCATTAAAAATCTATTCGAGCCGCATCAAGCTTGAAAATGAATTGAAAATCAGTAAGTTGGAAATTGCCCATGCCGAGGAAATCGAGCAGACGAAAGAGCAGTTTTTTACCAACATTTCCCATGAACTGCGCACGCCGATCAGCCTCATTCTGCCGCCCATTCATCAGATTATGAAGAACGGAAAATTGAATGCTGAGAATTTCAAGCTCATTTCTCTTGCCGAAAAGAACTCGCACAGACTGCTGCGCGTGGTAAACCAGGTGCTGGATTTCAAGAAAATGCAGAGCGATACGCTGCATCTTAACATGACCAAAGTGGAGATCGTGCGCTTGCTGCAAGAGCTTTATTCCCATTTTTCCGACAAAGCTGCCCGGCACGAAATCGACTACACATTTTCCAGTAGCGTCACCGAATTTGAAATGATTGCAGATGTTGAAAAGGTGGAAACGATGGTTTTTAACCTCCTGTCGAATGCATTTAAATTCACTCCAAACGGCGGTTCGATCAGGCTGGGTATTGAGGTCCTGAACGCGTCAAATGCTTCTGAAATTGACGTTTTAATACACATTTCTGACACGGGAACAGGCATTTCGGCCGAAGATCAGGCGCGCATTTTCGAGCGGTTTTATCAGACAGCCGAATCGCGGAAAATGGAAATGGGGTCGGGGATAGGGCTGGCGCTCACGCTTGAATATGTGAAAATGCACCGTGGGGAAATCAATCTGGAAAGTACACCCGGGGCAGGAAGTACGTTCACGATTTCGCTGCCCAAAGGAAATGCGGATCAGCTCATGTCGCAGATCGAACCGGATATTTATTCCAGGTTCCAGCCTGCACCGCCGACTCCGGATGATGCTGAAACGATATTGTCGGATCAGGAGAAGCCGCTGCTTTTGATTGTGGAGGACAATCCGGATATGGTCGACTTTATCAGGCTGAGCCTAAGTGAAAAATACAGGTTTGCCATTGCGGGTGATGGGGCAGAAGGTTTCAGAAAAGCAGCGGAACTGGCACCGGAGGTAATCATTTCGGACGTGATGATGCCCGTGATGGACGGTCTTACTTTGTGCAGTAAAATCAAAAGCAATCCTAAAACCAGCCAGTTTTCCGTCATTCTGCTCACTGCCCGCAGCCTGGCTTCCCAGAAAATTGAAGGAATCCGGATTGGAGCAGACGCTTACATCACCAAGCCTTTTGATATTGAATTACTGGACGCGCAGATCGAAAATCTCTTGCAGCGAAAAAGAGAACTGACCGCCTATTTCCGCCACGAGCTGATCGTAACGCCGACCGCCGATGAAGGCAAGGAAAACAAGGACGACAAGTTTGTCCGTAAAGTGATGAATATTATCGAGGCGCATATATCCGATCCTGATTTCACCGTAGAGATGTTGGGTTCGGAAATTGGAATGAGCTCCGCGCATTTGTCCAGAAAGCTCAAATCGCTGACCCAGTTTTCTGCAAATGAAATCATCAAAAAATACCGGATCAAAAAAGCTTCCCTGATGCTTGAAAACAAGGGTGGAAATATCTCCGAGGTCATGTATGATGTTGGCTTTTCGAGTCTTTCCTATTTTTCAAAATGTTTCCGGGAAGAGTTCGGGGTGACGCCGAAGGAATATGCCCGCACGATAACCAAGGAATAG
- a CDS encoding helix-turn-helix domain-containing protein, translating into MTHTVSHRNIHQGRNLKRFRELLGLKQDAMAIQLGKDWNQQKVSLLEQKERIDSDILEQVAAILKIPAEAIRNFDEDQAVNIISNTFDKVENSFNFGTFNLHPIDKLMQLHEEKIALYERMLKEKDEMMGRLERLIGDK; encoded by the coding sequence ATGACACATACTGTCTCCCATCGAAACATTCACCAAGGACGCAATTTAAAACGATTTCGGGAGCTGCTTGGCCTGAAACAAGACGCGATGGCGATTCAGCTCGGCAAGGATTGGAATCAGCAAAAAGTGTCTCTGCTGGAACAAAAAGAAAGGATTGATTCGGATATTCTGGAGCAGGTTGCTGCAATCCTCAAAATTCCAGCCGAAGCGATCCGGAATTTTGATGAGGACCAGGCGGTAAATATTATCTCAAATACCTTTGACAAGGTAGAAAACTCTTTCAACTTCGGGACTTTTAACTTACATCCCATAGACAAATTGATGCAGCTTCATGAGGAGAAAATCGCTTTGTATGAACGGATGTTGAAGGAGAAGGATGAGATGATGGGGCGGTTGGAGCGGCTGATTGGTGATAAATAA
- a CDS encoding carbonic anhydrase yields MNEKTSDSKPFQVAEYRRPHKNVLVISCIDLRLTDNLLEFLEAENLHNRYDLFSIAGTSLCISATQEHKYINNFEEQAQHWRKTLLEHVKIAAQLHLIEDVYIIEHEDCGAYKTYLDTGGNTGKPGEMQCHRSFAENLASEIMKTDYFYASSKKVTEKPSTLNEVKIDQLKLNVHAFFMNVTGKVFHIFSKQSAHIA; encoded by the coding sequence ATGAATGAAAAAACGTCCGACAGCAAACCATTTCAGGTCGCCGAATACAGGCGACCACATAAAAATGTACTGGTTATCAGCTGCATCGACCTTAGGCTCACCGACAACCTGCTCGAATTCCTGGAAGCCGAAAACCTTCACAATCGGTATGACCTTTTCAGCATTGCCGGGACGTCATTATGCATCAGCGCAACGCAAGAGCACAAATACATCAATAATTTTGAAGAGCAAGCTCAGCATTGGCGGAAGACCCTGCTCGAACATGTGAAAATTGCAGCCCAGCTTCATCTTATTGAAGACGTCTACATTATCGAGCATGAGGACTGCGGGGCCTACAAAACTTATCTTGATACAGGAGGTAATACGGGAAAGCCCGGAGAGATGCAATGTCACCGATCATTCGCTGAAAATCTAGCAAGTGAGATAATGAAAACCGATTACTTCTATGCATCAAGCAAAAAAGTGACTGAAAAGCCCAGCACCCTCAACGAGGTGAAAATCGATCAATTAAAACTGAATGTTCATGCATTTTTCATGAACGTCACCGGCAAGGTCTTTCACATATTTTCCAAGCAATCAGCACATATTGCTTAG
- a CDS encoding DoxX family protein, with amino-acid sequence MRTSRITYWTGAALTSLWFGASGFFELTRNPLVWEITQQLGYPSHFIYILGVAKLSGVAVLLTPNRLLRLKEWVFAGIFFDILFAFFSKLAVLGLPATVDAVVAFGMVSVTYAMFRKLYPATYSMVSLA; translated from the coding sequence ATGAGAACTTCAAGAATTACCTATTGGACCGGCGCAGCATTAACTTCATTATGGTTTGGCGCAAGCGGCTTTTTCGAACTGACCAGAAATCCGCTGGTCTGGGAAATTACGCAGCAATTGGGATATCCTTCGCACTTCATTTACATCCTGGGCGTGGCTAAGCTTTCCGGCGTGGCCGTGTTGCTGACGCCCAACCGACTGTTAAGATTGAAAGAATGGGTTTTCGCAGGAATATTCTTCGACATTCTCTTCGCCTTCTTTTCCAAATTAGCTGTCCTCGGCCTGCCCGCTACCGTTGACGCCGTCGTCGCATTTGGAATGGTTTCAGTCACTTATGCCATGTTCAGAAAGCTTTATCCTGCAACTTACAGCATGGTTTCATTAGCGTAG
- a CDS encoding nuclear transport factor 2 family protein — protein MGNKEILQTANAAVMNGDNEGFLAFCTDTVIWTFVGEQTLTGKEAVRQYMAETYLEPPKFQVENLIAEGDYVTAIGKIDLKDQDGTVTHYSYCDVWRFENGKMAELTAFVIKIA, from the coding sequence ATGGGAAACAAAGAAATACTACAAACCGCCAACGCCGCCGTCATGAACGGCGACAACGAAGGATTTTTAGCATTCTGCACCGACACCGTCATATGGACTTTCGTCGGCGAGCAAACGCTCACAGGAAAGGAGGCTGTCCGGCAATATATGGCCGAGACCTATTTGGAGCCGCCAAAGTTCCAGGTTGAAAATCTGATTGCAGAAGGCGATTACGTTACCGCAATCGGCAAGATCGATTTGAAGGATCAGGACGGAACTGTAACACATTACTCATATTGTGACGTCTGGCGATTCGAGAATGGCAAGATGGCGGAATTGACCGCATTTGTGATTAAAATCGCGTAA
- a CDS encoding helix-turn-helix domain-containing protein, with protein MAHTTSNPKIHEGRNLKRFREMMSVKQDALAVELGEDWNQQKISQLEQKEKIDNDILEQVAAILKIPAEAIRNFDEEQAITVICSTFNDNSQIGTLINNYNNPIDAVLKLHEEKMALYERMLKEKDEMMERLERFVVK; from the coding sequence ATGGCACATACTACCTCCAATCCGAAGATCCACGAAGGCCGTAACTTGAAGAGATTCAGAGAGATGATGTCTGTGAAACAGGACGCGCTCGCGGTTGAGCTCGGCGAAGACTGGAACCAGCAAAAAATCTCCCAGCTCGAACAGAAGGAAAAGATCGATAACGATATATTGGAGCAAGTGGCGGCAATTTTGAAAATCCCGGCTGAGGCGATTCGGAATTTTGATGAAGAGCAGGCTATCACTGTAATTTGCAGCACTTTCAACGACAACTCTCAGATAGGTACCCTGATCAATAACTACAACAACCCTATTGATGCGGTCTTAAAACTTCATGAAGAAAAAATGGCACTCTACGAGCGGATGTTGAAGGAGAAGGATGAGATGATGGAGCGGTTGGAGCGCTTCGTTGTCAAATAA
- a CDS encoding phosphatidylinositol-specific phospholipase C domain-containing protein, translating into MVTQQYSEAIERGFGEEKIDTAAWMGRLADSTKLNGIVMPGSHDAGMSQTDHCGAGGDLNPGLSQTQGLNILDQLKAGSRYFDIRVDYDHRELVTYHRTGDSGCNGQPLAAVLNQSIDFIKAYPSETFILKFSHIRTNRGAEREIKDRIDQFLSDMRFKPYFYTQKQYDLNLAETTLGECRGKFILVFDYPEYISARSGRFRYHDGSSYAGPNITVYDSYSKTTSLDKMKSDQLAKLDTYGGLGKDYLFLLSWTLTPDAGTFFGGSVKKLAEEANPELEKVLAECMSLPDKPRPNIVYIDYLEAGIARHIIQCNF; encoded by the coding sequence ATGGTAACGCAGCAATACTCGGAAGCAATTGAGCGGGGTTTTGGGGAGGAAAAGATTGACACGGCGGCCTGGATGGGACGCCTGGCTGATAGCACGAAGCTGAACGGAATCGTGATGCCAGGCAGCCACGACGCAGGCATGTCCCAGACGGATCACTGCGGGGCGGGAGGGGATTTAAACCCCGGGCTGTCCCAAACCCAGGGGTTGAATATACTAGACCAGTTGAAGGCCGGATCCCGGTATTTCGACATCCGGGTGGATTACGATCACCGCGAATTGGTCACGTATCACAGAACGGGCGATTCGGGTTGCAACGGCCAGCCATTGGCCGCTGTTCTGAACCAATCGATTGACTTTATCAAAGCATACCCTTCGGAAACTTTCATCCTAAAATTCTCCCATATCCGCACCAACCGGGGCGCCGAACGGGAGATCAAAGACCGGATCGATCAGTTTCTGTCGGATATGCGGTTCAAGCCCTATTTCTACACGCAAAAGCAGTATGACCTGAACCTGGCGGAAACTACCCTGGGTGAATGCAGGGGGAAATTTATCCTCGTCTTCGATTATCCCGAGTATATCAGCGCCCGGTCGGGCCGGTTCCGGTACCACGATGGGTCCAGTTATGCCGGCCCTAATATCACGGTGTATGATTCGTATTCCAAAACCACCTCGCTGGACAAGATGAAAAGCGATCAGCTGGCAAAGCTGGATACCTACGGCGGCCTGGGCAAGGACTATTTGTTCCTGTTGTCCTGGACACTCACGCCCGACGCAGGGACCTTTTTCGGCGGTTCCGTCAAAAAGCTGGCGGAGGAAGCGAACCCGGAGCTGGAAAAAGTACTGGCGGAATGTATGAGCCTGCCCGACAAGCCCCGGCCTAATATCGTGTATATCGATTACCTCGAAGCCGGAATCGCCCGGCACATCATTCAGTGTAATTTTTAA